GCTTCCACAGCTAGTTGCAAATATTTCTCGGCGTTCTTGTCTATGTTAATGCTCAGCACAAGGTTCCTTCGACAGATGAACTGGAGCTCTGGAGTGCTATTGTGGAATCCTTTTATCTTCACAACATCACCCAGTCTATAACGATATAAACCTGCATATGCAAATGCATAAGTGTAGTCAATTATACTGTCAGTACATATATCTAAACTTGTATATGACACAATAGATAGACCGATACCttgttattttgaataaatcTGTTATGTGGAACTTAGAAGGAAAAATGCAAAAGATTCCAGCATTCTATATAGAAGTACTTAACAACAAAAGGAAATGAATATCAAGCACATGCACATATTGCTGAACAAATGAGTACAACAGAACATGGACAAAAGACCCAGAATAAGGCATAAAAGCAAACGATAACTCTTTTCTATCTTAGCAGAATTTAGTATTTTATGCCAGGCAGGCATATTTAACTGATTATGTTTCCAACAATATTGCCATAAAGTACGAAGACTAAGGACATGCTAAACTCCACAAGTCTAAGCTGAATTACATGGCAGTCAATAAAATTAGAGCAGAACTCGTTCACTGGGAAGAATCACTGAATAATAAGAATATGCTCAATTATCCCCGGTTTATCATGTTGTGCTCACTCCATAGTTCATATACGAAGAGAGACCTCAATTTGATGAGCATAGAATTTTCAAGAGAAGACGTGCAAGAAAATTGTACCTGCAAAATTGGTGAAGACAATTTCATACTCTTCACCAAGTTTAACTTCAGTCAGGCAGACAGGAGAATTTGCTTGCTCCATGCCAATGAGATTTTCCTCGAGTGGGAGTAATTCAAAATAGCCAGTATTTGGTAACACTGCATAAGTAACCATCTCAGGGGGGAATTTTGGGTTAACATTTACTCCAACCCATCCTTCAGAAGAACCATAATCTGCACTCACTAGAGGTAATTCCCCTGCATAGTGCCTCAGTTTCTTCAAGTAAGGCTCCATGGAACCTGTCATGATACCATAAATGTACTTTGTATTCGGGAAGAGTTTATGAATCAAGCCATACCAATTGCTTAAACTTGAGCATTTGCTATAAATTGTATCAGCCAGTTCTGGATCAGGCTTCAACACTTTTGACATGGCCAATCTTATAGATGGGACTGTGACACGGCTCGATAAGACTCCCTCCCTTATGTCAACGACAAGTTCTTCCCATACTTGTTCAAAAGTTTGAAAAGCTTGGACAATGCTATGTGCAAATGCAGACGAAACAACTTGAATTTCATTGCGGAAAATGAGACCAGACAGGAGGTGACAGTATAAAGATTGTCGAAAATCAGGACCAAATATTACTTCATCAGGACTACAAATTGGGGTAGACATTACCTTCATTGTCTTCTTGTATTGTGCATTTCTATACACATGGGTAGTGGCTGTTCCAGTTGCCAAACCACCTTTAGTTTTAAATTGCTTGCTGCTGTAAATAATGTGCAAAACCTTCCCATTCCCTATTGGAAATTctctgaaagaaaaaaatataggcTATATGATGTATTTATGACAAAAAAAACTTCATGAACCAACAAGaaaattacatgaaatataagacagagaacaaaatgaaaaattacCTGTTCCTAAAGGCAAAAGAAGTCTTGAATGTCTGCATTGTGGACTTCATCAATTCATCATTGAAAGGTACAAACATTGGCTTCCCTTGAGTAGTACCAGAACTGCAAATCAACCCATTAAATTTCCTCTTTAATCATACAACAATATATTGCTCACAAGTGGGgtcttaaaaaagaataaaaacttTTTTGCTTACCTCA
The sequence above is a segment of the Solanum lycopersicum chromosome 10, SLM_r2.1 genome. Coding sequences within it:
- the GH3-21 gene encoding jasmonoyl--L-amino acid synthetase JAR6 — encoded protein: MMENIEKIFDAEEVIEDFEVMTKDAGTIQEETLEKILKENGGTEYLKKWGLNGRTDVETFKACVPIVSHNDLNPYIQRIADGDLSPILTGKPIQAISLSSGTTQGKPMFVPFNDELMKSTMQTFKTSFAFRNREFPIGNGKVLHIIYSSKQFKTKGGLATGTATTHVYRNAQYKKTMKVMSTPICSPDEVIFGPDFRQSLYCHLLSGLIFRNEIQVVSSAFAHSIVQAFQTFEQVWEELVVDIREGVLSSRVTVPSIRLAMSKVLKPDPELADTIYSKCSSLSNWYGLIHKLFPNTKYIYGIMTGSMEPYLKKLRHYAGELPLVSADYGSSEGWVGVNVNPKFPPEMVTYAVLPNTGYFELLPLEENLIGMEQANSPVCLTEVKLGEEYEIVFTNFAGLYRYRLGDVVKIKGFHNSTPELQFICRRNLVLSINIDKNAEKYLQLAVEAAGKHLVDEKLEVVDFTSHANISSDPGHYVIFWELSGEATDEILQECCNCLDKSFLDSSYVNNRRMNTIGALELRIVKRGTFNKILDHFVGLGGAVSQFKTPRCVGPKNSSLIQILSTNVVKSYSSTAIF